The Juglans microcarpa x Juglans regia isolate MS1-56 chromosome 8S, Jm3101_v1.0, whole genome shotgun sequence genome has a window encoding:
- the LOC121244186 gene encoding probable disease resistance protein At4g27220, translated as MAGDCIKTSNLISIAKQVANECARLPLAIVIVGGALSNKNDKKEWKVALQQLKMSIPHNIYGLHPKVYSSIELSYNYLRSDEAKSCFLLCCLYPEDYNVLVEDLVRYGVVKRFLKGLGTVEQTREHVHTIVKNLIRSNLLLDGDYYKDEYVKMHDVVRDVTISIASRDENGFMVVLHEELEKWPQNGDSYTTISHLLGEMKGHPTELKCPTVQLLQLLCLKHSKTFPDNLFDGMKELKMLSLQDCRSSLTMLPPSIQILQNLQMLNLEDCCLGDVSAIGTLGNLEILSFSYSKIEELPSEIGNLSRLKLLDMKGCDSLKRIAAGVLSGLSQLEELYMGRIKNWGCTTTMEGNGEKSVCQVSCACQKNWTSVTSHFRFRINICINDKSGGVRYLFENTLELEVKDASDLGEHRTIHSLLKNAVILNLDIEKNWKHIWFEKEEKGIIPCSLKNLSSCGCEDLEYLLEATSDSTPPNTFHLLQSLSLYCLPRLIGICKSTDSVEITLTKEEEQNVRETENQAKMLSLFQYNLIESLENLQQLSIHRCDSLEVIFELEGLNAEESNIFNNLTVLSLIYLPKLLHIWKKGPRDIKGFNYLRLLRVWDCGSLKCLFTPSIAKLLVKLEKIQVSSCNEMGEILGKELGDEENRDVIAFPLVKTLKLEHL; from the exons ATGGCAGGTGATTGTATCAAAACCTCCAATCTAATCTCAATTGCAAAACAGGTCGCGAATGAATGTGCACGTTTACCTCTTGCCATTGTGATAGTTGGAGGCGCTCTTAGCAACAAAAACGACAAAAAGGAGTGGAAAGTCGCGCTTCAACAACTTAAAATGTCTATCCCACATAATATTTATGGTCTGCATCCAAAGGTATATTCCAGCATAGAGTTAAGTTACAATTACTTAAGAAGTGACGAAGCCAAATCATGCTTTTTGCTATGTTGTTTGTATCCGGAAGATTATAATGTTCTGGTTGAAGATTTAGTCAGGTATGGAGTTGTAAAAAGGTTTCTTAAAGGCTTGGGTACTGTGGAACAAACAAGAGAACATGTCCACACAATAGTTAAGAATCTTATAAGATCAAATCTCTTGCTGGATGGCGACTACTACAAGGACGAATACGTCAAAATGCATGATGTTGTAAGGGATGTCACCATATCAATTGCATCTAGAGACGAAAATGGTTTTATGGTAGTGTTGCATGAAGAACTTGAAAAATGGCCACAGAATGGTGACAGTTACACCACAATTTCTCATTTACTTGGAGAAATGAAAGGGCATCCTACTGAGTTGAAGTGTCCCACAGTTCAGCTTTTGCAACTATTATGTTTGAAGCATTCAAAAACATTCCCAGACAATTTATTTGACGGGATGAAGGAGCTAAAGATGTTGTCTTTGCAAGATTGTAGGTCTTCCTTGACGATGTTGCCACCATCAATCCAGATCCTCCAGAACCTTCAGATGTTGAATCTGGAGGATTGTTGCTTAGGAGATGTGTCGGCAATTGGAACCCTTGGCAACCTAGAAATTCTTAGCTTTTCTTATTCCAAGATCGAGGAGTTGCCGTCGGAAATAGGAAATCTTAGTCGTTTAAAGTTACTAGATATGAAGGGATGTGATTCTCTAAAGAGAATTGCAGCTGGTGTATTATCCGGTTTATCTCAACTAGAAGAATTGTACATGGGAAGAATCAAGAATTGGGGATGTACGACTACGATGGAAGGAAATGGGGAA AAATCAGTGTGCCAAGTATCTTGTGCTTGCCAAAAGAATTGGACTTCAGTAACCTCCCATTTCAGATTTAGgataaatatttgtataaacGATAAGTCAGGCGGTGTgagatatttatttgaaaatactttGGAACTTGAAGTGAAGGATGCAAGTGATCTTGGGGAACACCGAACAATTCATTCATTGTTGAAGAATGCTGTAATTTTGAATTTggatattgaaaaaaattggaaacatatttggtttgagaaagaggaaaaaggaaTTATCCCATGCAGCTTGAAGAATCTATCAAGTTGTGGATGTGAAGATTTAGAATATCTACTCGAAGCCACATCGGATAGTACTCCACCTAATACCTTCCATCTCTTGCAGTCACTATCATTATACTGCTTACCAAGGCTCATTGGCATATGTAAATCCACAGATTCAGTTGAG ATTACATTGACAAAGGAAGAGGAGCAAAATGTGAgagagactgaaaatcaagcaaAGATGTTGTCGTTGTTTCAATACAACTTgattgaaagtttggaaaatctACAACAACTTTCTATACATCGATGTGATTCATTGGAAGTGATATTTGAACTTGAGGGACTAAATGCTGAAGAAAGCAATATCTTCAATAATTTGACAGTGTtgtcattaatatatttacCGAAACTATTGCATATATGGAAGAAAGGCCCACGAGATATTAAGGGATTTAATTACTTGAGATTGCTACGAGTATGGGATTGTGGTAGTTTGAAATGTTTGTTCACACCATCCATAGCAAAACTTCTTGTgaaattagagaaaatacaaGTATCTAGTTGCAATGAAATGGGAGAAATCCTTGGAAAAGAATTGGGAGATGAAGAGAATAGAGATGTGATTGCATTCCCCCTAGTGAAGACCCTCAAGCTCGAGCATTTATAA
- the LOC121244187 gene encoding disease resistance protein SUMM2-like: MTKFRSYKGRSRQCDDLLKTPNGSDKQSQVKLRYSLGKEAQKNIRAIDGLLREGKDYDKVYSIKLPLEVRSSSYMNFDSQELMIQDVLEALKNDKIDMVALCGMGGIGKTKMAKEIGRRVKDESLFDKVAITVVSQSPSLTKIQGELAEMLGKRLDAENERVRANELYSRLTEEKKVLLILDDVWKPLDIEAIGVYHAVQEKSCKILLTSRDKEACNVMRIQKIFSVGLLSEEKRGIFS; the protein is encoded by the exons ATGACAAAATTTCGTAGTTACAAGGGAAGGAGCAGGCAGTGCGACGATCTTTTGAAGACGCCAAATGGAAGCGACAAACAGTCCCAAGTGAAG CTACGCTATTCCTTGGGTAAGGAAGCTCAAAAGAATATTCGAGCTATCGACGGCTTGCTAAGAGAAGGTAAAGATTATGATAAGGTGTACAGTATTAAACTTCCATTGGAAGTAAGATCATCATCGTATATGAATTTTGATTCTCAAGAATTGATGATTCAAGATGTTTTGGAAGCTCTAAAGAATGACAAGATTGACATGGTTGCATTATGCGGTATGGGAGGAATCGGCAAGACAAAAATGGCCAAAGAGATTGGGAGAAGAGTCAAAGATGAGAGTTTGTTTGATAAAGTTGCGATTACTGTGGTGTCTCAAAGTCCGAGCTTGACAAAGATTCAAGGTGAACTTGCAGAAATGCTAGGTAAGAGACTTGATGCAGAGAATGAACGTGTAAGAGCAAATGAATTATATTCAAGATTaactgaggagaagaaagtccTTTTGATATTGGATGATGTTTGGAAACCACTTGATATAGAGGCTATTGGAGTTTACCATGCAGTTCAAGAAAAGAGCTGCAAAATCTTGTTGACGTCAAGAGATAAAGAAGCTTGCAATGTGATGAGAATTCAAAAGATTTTTTCAGTTGGACTTTTATCTGAAGAAAAGCGTGGAATCTTTTCGTAG